In Phenylobacterium zucineum HLK1, one DNA window encodes the following:
- a CDS encoding glycosyltransferase, translated as MSEATELRLAEKIRPAVAAQAPRADGSGGFHLVDTTMMYAPKSGGVKRYLLAKRAWLERRRPDVRHTLVVPGARTAADASGLVTIAAARLPFGNGYRMPASLAKWETVLTLLRPDIIEAGDVFVPGHAALEAGEALGVPVVGFCHTDAAALAALHFGEWAEAPTFNFWAQAFQRFDHVVAPSRHMAARLAEAGVQRVTIQQLGVDTDLFHPSRGDRARLLKRLGLPWETRLLVFAGRPAREKNIESMVEAVERLGDPYRLLLVGAGDDVPYSRHVICLDYERDPVKLAGIIASCDACLHANENEIFGLVVLEAMAAGLPVVGSRRGGVGELIDEAVGQPADSVEPRGLAAAIEALFARDLAEISRAARHRAETRHGWDATFENLTRLYAELIAGRAAAPPPLALTA; from the coding sequence GTGTCCGAGGCGACCGAGCTGAGGCTGGCCGAGAAGATCCGCCCCGCCGTGGCCGCGCAAGCGCCGCGCGCCGACGGGAGCGGCGGCTTCCACCTCGTCGACACCACCATGATGTACGCGCCGAAGTCCGGCGGGGTGAAACGCTACCTGCTGGCCAAGCGCGCCTGGCTCGAGCGGCGCCGGCCCGACGTGCGCCACACGCTGGTGGTGCCGGGCGCGCGCACGGCGGCCGACGCCTCGGGCCTCGTGACCATCGCCGCCGCCCGCCTGCCGTTCGGCAACGGCTACCGGATGCCGGCCAGCCTGGCGAAGTGGGAGACGGTGCTCACCCTCCTGCGGCCCGACATCATCGAGGCCGGCGACGTGTTCGTGCCGGGCCACGCGGCGCTGGAGGCCGGCGAGGCGCTGGGCGTGCCGGTGGTCGGCTTCTGCCACACCGACGCCGCGGCCCTGGCCGCCCTGCACTTCGGCGAATGGGCCGAGGCGCCGACCTTCAACTTCTGGGCCCAGGCCTTCCAGCGGTTCGACCACGTGGTGGCCCCCTCGCGGCACATGGCGGCGCGGCTGGCCGAGGCCGGGGTCCAGCGCGTGACCATCCAGCAGCTCGGCGTCGACACCGACCTCTTCCACCCCTCGCGCGGCGACCGGGCCAGGCTGCTGAAGCGGCTGGGCCTGCCCTGGGAAACCCGCCTGCTGGTCTTCGCCGGCCGCCCGGCGCGCGAGAAGAACATCGAGTCCATGGTCGAGGCCGTCGAGCGGCTGGGCGATCCCTACCGCCTGCTGCTGGTGGGCGCGGGCGACGACGTCCCCTATTCGCGGCACGTGATCTGCCTGGACTACGAGCGCGACCCGGTGAAGCTCGCCGGGATCATCGCCTCGTGCGACGCCTGCCTGCACGCCAACGAGAACGAGATCTTCGGCCTGGTGGTGCTGGAGGCCATGGCCGCGGGCCTGCCGGTCGTCGGGTCGCGCCGCGGCGGGGTCGGCGAGCTGATCGACGAGGCCGTGGGCCAGCCGGCCGACAGCGTCGAGCCCCGCGGCCTCGCCGCCGCCATCGAGGCGCTCTTCGCGCGCGACCTGGCCGAAATCTCCCGCGCCGCCCGCCACCGGGCCGAGACGCGGCACGGCTGGGACGCCACCTTCGAGAACCTGACGCGGCTCTACGCCGAGCTGATCGCTGGCCGCGCCGCCGCCCCGCCCCCGCTGGCGCTGACGGCCTAG
- the minD gene encoding septum site-determining protein MinD, translating to MSKVLVVTSGKGGVGKTTSSAALGAALAQAGQNVVVVDFDVGLRNLDLVMGAERRVIFDLVNVVQGDAKLPQALIRDKRLETLWLLPASQTRDKEALTEEGVGKVIAELRERFDWIVCDSPAGIEKGATLAMRFADLAVVVTNPEVSSVRDSDRIIGLLDAKTRRAEDGEPMEKHLLLTRYDPARAARGEMMRVEDVLEILAIPLLGVTPESQDVLTASNVGAPVTLHNPASPVAKAYADAARRLMGEDVAVRTPVEPRRSLLDRLLGRKAAAA from the coding sequence ATGTCCAAGGTGCTGGTGGTCACATCCGGAAAGGGCGGGGTCGGCAAGACGACCTCGTCCGCGGCCCTGGGCGCGGCCCTCGCCCAGGCGGGCCAGAACGTGGTGGTCGTCGACTTCGACGTCGGCCTTCGCAACCTCGATCTCGTGATGGGGGCCGAGCGGCGGGTGATCTTCGACCTGGTCAACGTGGTCCAGGGCGACGCCAAGCTTCCCCAGGCGCTGATCCGCGACAAGCGGCTGGAGACCCTGTGGCTGCTGCCGGCCTCCCAGACCCGCGACAAGGAGGCCCTGACCGAGGAGGGCGTCGGCAAGGTGATCGCCGAGCTGCGCGAGCGGTTCGACTGGATCGTCTGCGACAGCCCGGCCGGCATCGAGAAAGGCGCGACGCTCGCCATGCGCTTCGCCGACCTGGCGGTGGTGGTGACCAATCCGGAGGTCTCGTCCGTGCGCGATTCCGACCGGATCATCGGCCTGCTCGACGCCAAGACCCGGCGGGCCGAGGACGGCGAGCCGATGGAGAAGCACCTGCTGCTCACCCGCTACGATCCGGCCCGGGCGGCGCGCGGCGAGATGATGCGGGTCGAGGACGTGCTGGAGATCCTGGCCATCCCGCTGCTGGGCGTCACGCCCGAGAGCCAGGACGTGCTGACGGCCTCGAACGTCGGCGCGCCGGTGACCCTGCACAACCCCGCCTCGCCGGTGGCAAAGGCCTACGCCGACGCCGCCCGGCGGCTGATGGGCGAGGACGTGGCGGTGCGCACGCCCGTCGAGCCGCGACGCAGCCTGCTGGACCGCCTGCTCGGGCGGAAGGCGGCCGCCGCATGA
- the minE gene encoding cell division topological specificity factor MinE, translating into MSILKFFSRSRSAPVARDRLQLLLAHERSLSSSRADLAAVLQREILEVIARHIPIDKDKVIVRLDRGEQVSTLEIDIEMPETALAAD; encoded by the coding sequence ATGAGCATCCTGAAGTTCTTCAGCCGCAGCCGCTCGGCCCCCGTCGCGCGGGACCGGCTGCAGCTGCTGCTGGCGCACGAACGGAGCCTCTCCAGCAGCCGCGCAGACCTGGCGGCCGTCCTGCAGCGCGAGATCCTCGAGGTGATCGCCCGTCACATCCCGATCGACAAGGACAAGGTGATCGTGCGCCTCGACCGCGGCGAACAGGTCTCGACGCTGGAGATCGACATCGAGATGCCCGAGACGGCCCTGGCGGCGGACTAG
- the minC gene encoding septum site-determining protein MinC: protein MIAAAEGARPLPQIRFRNRTFMALVMAPDAPMGDWFAALDRELARAPGFFQGRPVVVDLATALAEGGPVAASVVLDGLEARGLRLAGVEGAEPSLLAGTPWARLAGGLPGRDVDAEPAGPSTLLIDRPVRSGQSVVFEGGDVTIVGAVASGAEVIAGGSIHVYGPLRGRAIAGLRAGPEARIFCSRLEAELVGVDRLYRVAEHWGASLHGRPAQVRCDRGALRLSALD, encoded by the coding sequence ATGATCGCCGCCGCCGAGGGCGCGCGGCCCCTGCCTCAGATCCGCTTCCGCAACCGCACCTTCATGGCGCTGGTGATGGCCCCGGACGCCCCGATGGGCGACTGGTTCGCCGCGCTCGACCGCGAGCTCGCCCGGGCGCCGGGCTTCTTCCAGGGACGTCCGGTGGTGGTGGACCTTGCGACGGCCCTGGCCGAGGGCGGGCCCGTCGCCGCCAGCGTCGTGCTGGACGGCCTGGAGGCCCGCGGCCTGCGCCTGGCCGGCGTGGAGGGGGCCGAGCCGTCCCTGCTCGCCGGCACGCCGTGGGCGCGGCTGGCGGGCGGCCTGCCCGGTCGTGACGTCGACGCGGAGCCCGCGGGCCCCAGCACCCTGCTGATCGACCGGCCGGTGCGGTCGGGGCAGTCCGTCGTGTTCGAGGGCGGGGACGTGACCATCGTCGGCGCCGTGGCCTCGGGCGCCGAGGTGATCGCCGGCGGCTCGATCCACGTCTACGGCCCGCTGCGGGGCCGGGCGATCGCGGGCCTCCGGGCCGGGCCCGAGGCGCGGATCTTCTGCAGCCGCCTGGAGGCCGAGCTGGTCGGCGTCGACCGGCTCTACCGCGTGGCCGAGCACTGGGGCGCCTCGCTGCACGGCCGGCCCGCCCAGGTGCGCTGCGACCGCGGCGCGCTGCGCCTCAGCGCCCTCGACTGA
- a CDS encoding amidase — protein sequence MLRAVIAAGLALAATAAVKAQAQPLSPYASAGQQQAAMRDGRATAHALVRAYFDRIAAVDDAGPKLNSVIALNPQALADAERLDAERRAGRTRGPLHGITVLLKDNIEADIGLPTTAGSLALADNVTGRDAPIVKRLRDAGAIVLGKANLSEWANFRSTRSISGWSAVGGLTRNPYGLDRTACGSSSGSGAAVAAGLAAAAIGTETDGSITCPAAMTGIVGLKPTVGLVSRALIVPISPAQDTAGPMTRTVADAAAVLQVIAGSDPADPATAEADAKKVDYLGALDRDALKGARIGVWHGFKGRHAALDEAFEAALADLKAAGAELVEIKGPAEAELARIGELEGELLRWEFKAALDDYLARTPPAVKSRTLADLIAFNRAEIRETPLFGQEIFEQAVKAPPASDPAMQTKRAEARRLAAQALDRMLAEQKVLAIVAPSGGPASIVDPVNGGRFFGSPSTLPAVSGYPHLTVPMGHVTGLPVGISFLGPAWSEARLLSLGFAYEQAARARREPGFPPDVAARPEIARAYDPR from the coding sequence ATGCTTCGCGCCGTCATCGCCGCGGGCCTCGCGCTCGCCGCCACCGCCGCCGTCAAGGCCCAGGCCCAGCCGCTCAGCCCCTACGCCTCGGCCGGCCAGCAGCAGGCGGCCATGCGCGACGGCCGGGCCACCGCCCACGCCCTCGTCCGCGCCTACTTCGACCGGATCGCCGCGGTGGACGATGCGGGCCCGAAACTCAACAGCGTCATCGCCCTCAACCCGCAGGCCCTGGCCGACGCCGAGCGCCTGGACGCCGAGCGCCGCGCCGGCCGCACGCGCGGGCCGCTGCACGGGATCACCGTGCTGCTGAAGGACAACATCGAGGCCGACATCGGCCTGCCGACCACCGCCGGCTCCCTGGCTCTGGCCGACAACGTGACGGGCCGCGACGCCCCGATCGTGAAACGCCTGCGCGACGCCGGCGCGATCGTGCTGGGCAAGGCGAACCTCTCCGAATGGGCCAACTTCCGCTCCACCCGCTCGATCAGCGGCTGGAGCGCCGTGGGCGGGCTCACGCGCAACCCCTACGGCCTCGACCGCACGGCCTGCGGTTCAAGCTCGGGCTCGGGCGCGGCGGTGGCTGCGGGGCTCGCCGCGGCGGCCATCGGCACCGAGACCGACGGCTCCATCACCTGCCCGGCGGCGATGACCGGGATCGTCGGCCTGAAGCCCACCGTGGGCCTCGTCTCGCGCGCGCTGATCGTGCCGATCAGCCCCGCCCAGGACACCGCCGGCCCGATGACCCGCACGGTCGCCGACGCCGCGGCGGTGCTGCAGGTGATCGCCGGCTCCGACCCCGCCGATCCGGCGACGGCCGAGGCCGACGCGAAGAAGGTCGACTACCTGGGGGCCCTCGACCGCGACGCCCTGAAGGGCGCCCGCATCGGCGTCTGGCACGGCTTCAAGGGCCGGCATGCGGCGCTGGATGAGGCGTTCGAGGCCGCGCTCGCCGATCTCAAGGCCGCCGGCGCCGAGCTGGTGGAGATCAAGGGGCCCGCCGAGGCCGAGCTCGCCCGCATCGGCGAGCTGGAAGGCGAGCTCCTGCGCTGGGAGTTCAAGGCGGCCCTCGACGACTACCTGGCCCGCACGCCGCCTGCGGTGAAGAGCCGGACCCTGGCCGACCTCATCGCCTTCAACCGCGCCGAGATCCGCGAGACGCCGCTGTTCGGCCAGGAGATCTTCGAACAGGCGGTGAAGGCGCCCCCCGCCTCGGACCCGGCGATGCAGACCAAGCGGGCCGAGGCCCGCCGGCTGGCCGCCCAGGCCCTCGACCGGATGCTGGCCGAGCAGAAGGTCCTGGCGATCGTCGCGCCCAGCGGCGGGCCCGCCTCGATCGTCGATCCTGTGAACGGCGGGCGGTTCTTCGGCTCGCCCTCGACCCTGCCGGCGGTCTCCGGCTATCCGCACCTGACCGTGCCGATGGGCCATGTGACGGGCCTGCCGGTGGGGATCTCCTTCCTGGGGCCGGCCTGGTCCGAGGCGCGGCTGCTGTCGCTGGGCTTCGCCTACGAACAGGCCGCGCGGGCGCGGCGCGAACCCGGGTTCCCGCCGGACGTGGCCGCCCGGCCCGAGATCGCCCGCGCCTACGATCCGCGCTGA
- a CDS encoding CBS domain-containing protein: protein MRINEIMSRDVEVARPQDTIQDVARKMRDIDTGAIPVCDGDKVRGVVTDRDIVIRAVCEARSFETPVTDVMTADVEYCYEDDDITAAADKMAELQVRRLIVLDHDQRLVGIVSLGDIAQQGKDKTTGQALEEISEPNRH from the coding sequence ATGAGGATCAACGAGATCATGTCGCGCGACGTCGAGGTCGCGCGGCCGCAGGACACCATCCAGGACGTCGCCCGCAAGATGCGCGACATCGACACCGGCGCGATCCCCGTCTGCGACGGCGACAAGGTGCGCGGCGTGGTCACCGACCGGGACATCGTGATCCGCGCGGTCTGCGAGGCCCGCAGCTTCGAGACGCCTGTGACCGATGTCATGACGGCCGACGTCGAGTACTGCTACGAGGACGATGACATCACGGCGGCCGCCGATAAGATGGCCGAGCTCCAGGTCCGTCGTCTGATCGTCCTGGATCACGACCAGCGCCTGGTCGGCATCGTGTCCCTGGGCGACATCGCCCAACAGGGGAAGGACAAGACCACTGGCCAAGCTCTGGAAGAGATCAGCGAGCCGAACCGCCACTAG